A genome region from Thermomonospora amylolytica includes the following:
- the pdxR gene encoding MocR-like pyridoxine biosynthesis transcription factor PdxR has translation MTDLHLPLDRAAGRLSAQIAAGLRAAVRQGRLAAGTRLPSSRDLARDLDVSRGVVVAAYEQLVAEGFLVSRRGDGTRVAPLARPDEPLRSAPVWRHEEPAGELGSGPSPVDLRPGPDLAAFPRELWASAIRTALRTLPSEALSYPDPAGAFELRAELAGYLGRVRAAHAAPDRIVVMNGVAHVVSTLARLLAADGHTALAVEDPAGHRQIPWLRANGLEPVRIGVDSHGIDVAALAASPARAVMITPAHQFPTGVVLAPDRRAELIEWARSVDGLVIEDDYDAEFRYDREPVGCLQGLDPERVVLAGSVSKSLAPALRLGWAVAPDRLARRLRRHRAATDIAGPVLEQHALAHLLATGSYDRHLRALRRRYRSRRDALVEALRRHLPRARVQGVAAGLHVYVELPEGCDEDKVVAMAAERGVVLQGAAPMWSRPAPPALVIGYGRAGEARLAASVQVLRQVIAEVNPG, from the coding sequence GTGACGGACCTGCACCTGCCCCTGGACCGCGCCGCGGGACGCCTGTCGGCGCAGATCGCCGCCGGGCTGCGCGCCGCCGTCCGGCAGGGCCGCCTGGCCGCCGGCACCCGGCTGCCCTCCAGCCGCGACCTGGCCCGCGACCTCGACGTCTCGCGCGGGGTGGTGGTGGCGGCCTACGAGCAGCTGGTGGCCGAGGGCTTCCTGGTGTCGCGGCGCGGCGACGGCACCCGGGTGGCGCCGCTGGCCCGCCCGGACGAGCCGCTGCGCTCCGCGCCGGTGTGGCGGCACGAGGAGCCCGCCGGCGAGCTGGGCTCCGGCCCGAGCCCGGTCGACCTGCGGCCGGGACCTGACCTGGCGGCGTTCCCCCGCGAGCTGTGGGCGTCGGCGATCCGCACGGCGCTGCGCACGCTGCCCAGCGAGGCGCTGTCGTACCCGGACCCGGCCGGGGCCTTCGAGCTGCGCGCCGAGCTGGCCGGGTACCTGGGCCGGGTGCGGGCGGCGCACGCCGCGCCGGACCGGATCGTGGTGATGAACGGGGTCGCGCACGTGGTGTCCACCCTGGCCCGGCTGCTGGCCGCCGACGGGCACACCGCGCTGGCGGTCGAGGACCCGGCCGGGCACCGGCAGATCCCCTGGCTGCGGGCCAACGGGCTGGAGCCGGTGCGGATCGGCGTGGACTCCCACGGCATCGACGTGGCGGCGCTGGCGGCCTCCCCGGCCCGCGCGGTGATGATCACCCCGGCGCACCAGTTCCCGACCGGGGTGGTGCTGGCGCCGGACCGCCGCGCCGAGCTGATCGAGTGGGCGCGGTCGGTGGACGGCCTGGTGATCGAGGACGACTACGACGCCGAGTTCCGCTACGACCGGGAGCCGGTGGGCTGCCTGCAGGGCCTGGACCCCGAACGGGTGGTGCTGGCCGGGTCGGTGAGCAAGTCGCTGGCCCCGGCGCTGCGGCTGGGCTGGGCGGTCGCCCCGGACCGGCTGGCGCGGCGGCTGCGCCGCCACCGGGCGGCCACCGACATCGCCGGGCCGGTGCTGGAGCAGCACGCGCTGGCCCACCTGCTGGCCACCGGCTCCTACGACCGGCATCTGCGGGCGTTGCGGCGCCGCTACCGCTCCCGCCGCGACGCCCTCGTCGAGGCGCTGCGCCGCCACCTGCCGCGGGCGCGGGTGCAGGGGGTGGCGGCGGGCCTGCACGTGTACGTCGAGCTGCCGGAGGGCTGCGACGAGGACAAGGTGGTCGCCATGGCCGCCGAACGCGGCGTGGTCCTGCAGGGGGCGGCTCCGATGTGGTCGCGACCGGCCCCTCCCGCCCTGGTCATCGGCTACGGGCGGGCCGGTGAGGCACGTCTGGCGGCGTCGGTACAGGTGCTGCGGCAGGTGATTGCGGAGGTGAATCCGGGGTAA
- a CDS encoding MFS transporter — protein MTVRDRQARLSAYAAFAVQGLCFAALVTRVPRVQDAHGMSDGALALVLLLVPLVAGAGSVVAGALFARHGSAPVLRVAQPGVCVAVVLFGLTGGGTPVLYAAVVLFGLCVGAVDAAMNAQAVAVERRYGISLLTGFYAVWSVAGICGGLWVALANRLDLSLPVGFAVPAVVGAAVSLATGPRLVRKAEEGTGPSAEEMRAAAVRVPWRPVLVVGAAMGVFYLADAAVSNYSAKYLEDELGAGGVAAPLGYVAYQVAMVVSRAAADFGVRRYGGVAVVRAGGVVGLLGMLGVVAAPGAPAAIAAFAVAGLGLAVVAPVAFSAAGRVDPTGLGVAVARLNVFNYAGFVLGAAIVGAIAPLSETDGLRLAFAAPALLVAVIVLLARGFTTQPATTARAAATG, from the coding sequence ATGACCGTTCGGGACCGTCAGGCGCGGCTGTCGGCGTACGCGGCGTTCGCCGTCCAGGGGCTGTGCTTCGCCGCGCTGGTGACCCGGGTGCCGCGGGTGCAGGACGCGCACGGCATGAGCGACGGGGCGCTGGCGCTGGTGCTGCTGCTCGTTCCGCTGGTCGCGGGGGCGGGCAGCGTGGTGGCGGGGGCGCTGTTCGCCCGCCACGGCAGCGCGCCGGTGCTGCGGGTCGCGCAGCCGGGAGTGTGCGTCGCGGTGGTCCTGTTCGGCCTGACCGGCGGCGGGACGCCCGTCCTGTACGCGGCGGTGGTGCTGTTCGGGCTGTGCGTGGGCGCGGTGGACGCGGCGATGAACGCGCAGGCAGTGGCGGTCGAACGCCGGTACGGCATCAGCCTGCTCACCGGCTTCTACGCGGTGTGGAGCGTGGCCGGGATCTGCGGCGGGCTGTGGGTGGCGCTGGCCAACCGGCTGGATCTGTCGCTGCCGGTGGGCTTCGCCGTCCCGGCCGTGGTGGGCGCGGCGGTCTCGCTGGCCACCGGTCCCCGGCTGGTTCGCAAGGCCGAGGAGGGCACCGGGCCGTCCGCCGAGGAGATGAGGGCGGCGGCCGTACGGGTGCCGTGGCGTCCGGTGCTGGTGGTCGGCGCGGCGATGGGCGTGTTCTACCTGGCCGACGCCGCCGTCTCCAACTACAGCGCGAAATACCTGGAGGACGAGCTGGGCGCGGGCGGGGTGGCCGCTCCGCTCGGCTACGTGGCGTACCAGGTGGCCATGGTGGTGAGCCGGGCGGCGGCCGACTTCGGCGTGCGGCGGTACGGCGGCGTCGCGGTGGTCAGGGCGGGGGGCGTCGTCGGGCTGCTGGGGATGCTCGGCGTGGTGGCCGCGCCCGGCGCCCCGGCCGCCATCGCGGCGTTCGCGGTGGCGGGGCTGGGGCTCGCGGTGGTGGCGCCGGTGGCGTTCTCGGCGGCCGGGCGGGTCGACCCGACCGGCCTGGGCGTGGCGGTGGCCCGGCTGAACGTCTTCAACTACGCGGGCTTCGTGCTGGGCGCGGCGATCGTGGGGGCGATCGCGCCGCTCAGCGAGACCGACGGGCTGCGCCTGGCGTTCGCGGCGCCCGCCCTGCTGGTCGCGGTGATCGTGCTGCTGGCGCGGGGCTTCACGACACAGCCGGCCACCACGGCGCGGGCCGCGGCAACCGGCTGA
- a CDS encoding DUF1707 SHOCT-like domain-containing protein gives MDLPKSQTPARPVTRVHDLRASDADRERVAAVLGEALADGRLTMDEHAERTERAYRARTLGELTGLTTDLGPPEAQPILVDDRPLQVTFGTLRREGRWVMPVKLPLLALFGTVELDLREAVLQRRHVVLDALVLCGRVRLLVPDGVAVNVTGRTILSTRDVRVRPAGEGPVIEVGGRMLFGSVRARAPKRTLRDRMRGRLRKDR, from the coding sequence GTGGACCTCCCCAAGAGCCAGACACCGGCCCGGCCGGTGACGCGCGTGCACGACCTGCGCGCCTCCGACGCCGACCGCGAACGCGTGGCTGCGGTGCTCGGCGAGGCCCTGGCCGACGGGCGGCTCACCATGGACGAGCACGCCGAACGCACCGAACGCGCCTACCGGGCGCGCACCCTGGGCGAGCTGACCGGCCTCACCACCGACCTCGGCCCGCCCGAGGCGCAGCCGATCCTGGTCGACGACCGCCCGCTGCAGGTCACGTTCGGCACGCTGCGCCGCGAGGGCCGCTGGGTGATGCCGGTGAAGCTGCCGCTGCTGGCGCTGTTCGGCACCGTCGAGCTCGACCTGCGCGAGGCCGTGCTGCAGCGCCGTCACGTCGTGCTGGACGCGCTGGTGCTGTGCGGGCGGGTCCGGCTGCTGGTCCCCGACGGCGTCGCCGTGAACGTCACCGGCCGCACCATCCTCAGCACCCGCGACGTGCGCGTACGGCCCGCCGGCGAGGGGCCCGTCATCGAGGTCGGCGGGCGGATGCTGTTCGGGTCGGTGCGCGCCCGCGCCCCCAAGCGCACGCTGCGCGACAGGATGCGTGGACGCCTCCGCAAGGACCGCTGA
- the glpX gene encoding class II fructose-bisphosphatase: MSAISAGSDVTSVASPLATEPAAPDRNLAMELVRVTEAAAMAAARWVGRGDKNGADGAAVNAMRQLINTVSMRGTVVIGEGEKDNAPMLYNGEEVGDGNGAECDVAVDPIDGTRLTAMGMPNAIAVIAVAARGSMYDPSAVFYMEKLVTGPEAADVVDIERPVADNLRAVARAKGSSVEDVTVVILDRPRHEGIVKEVREAGARIKFITDGDVAGAIMAAREGTGVDLLLGIGGTPEGIIAACAVKAMGGVIQGRLWPRDDAERSKAVAAGHDLDRVLTTDDLVTSDDVFFAATGITDGELVDGVRYRKGRAITSSLVMRARSGTIRRVESEHQLAKLRAYSAINFDQAV, from the coding sequence ATGTCTGCCATCTCCGCTGGGTCCGATGTCACGTCCGTCGCCTCTCCGCTCGCCACGGAGCCGGCGGCCCCCGACCGCAACCTGGCCATGGAGCTGGTCCGCGTGACCGAGGCCGCGGCGATGGCGGCGGCCCGCTGGGTCGGCCGGGGCGACAAGAACGGCGCCGACGGGGCCGCGGTGAACGCCATGCGCCAGCTGATCAACACGGTGTCGATGCGCGGCACGGTGGTGATCGGCGAGGGCGAGAAGGACAACGCGCCGATGCTCTACAACGGCGAGGAGGTCGGGGACGGCAACGGCGCCGAGTGCGACGTGGCGGTGGACCCGATCGACGGGACCCGGCTGACCGCGATGGGCATGCCGAACGCGATCGCGGTGATCGCGGTGGCGGCGCGCGGCTCGATGTACGACCCGTCCGCGGTGTTCTACATGGAGAAGCTGGTCACCGGGCCGGAGGCGGCCGACGTGGTGGACATCGAGCGCCCGGTCGCCGACAACCTGCGGGCGGTGGCCAGGGCCAAGGGCTCCTCGGTGGAGGACGTCACCGTGGTGATCCTGGACCGGCCGCGGCACGAGGGCATCGTCAAGGAGGTCCGCGAGGCGGGCGCGCGGATCAAGTTCATCACCGACGGCGACGTGGCCGGCGCGATCATGGCGGCCCGCGAGGGCACCGGCGTGGACCTGCTGCTGGGCATCGGCGGCACCCCGGAGGGCATCATCGCGGCCTGCGCGGTCAAGGCGATGGGCGGGGTGATCCAGGGCCGGCTGTGGCCGCGCGACGACGCCGAGCGCAGCAAGGCGGTCGCCGCCGGGCACGACCTGGACCGGGTGCTGACCACCGACGACCTGGTGACCTCCGACGACGTGTTCTTCGCCGCCACCGGGATCACCGACGGCGAGCTGGTGGACGGGGTGCGGTACCGCAAGGGCCGGGCGATCACCAGCTCGCTGGTGATGCGGGCGCGCAGCGGCACCATCCGCCGGGTGGAGAGCGAGCACCAGCTGGCCAAGCTGCGCGCCTACAGCGCGATCAACTTCGACCAGGCGGTCTGA
- a CDS encoding TetR/AcrR family transcriptional regulator: protein MNSDIHAPSGEAATDGASPASTAPRSPSPQARGRGEAPARVSDRGAATRSALLAAARDVFAESGFAQAAVTDIVARAGASVGSLYHHFSGKADLYLTLWEEFQNRQQERTREAVHSARSAGVTDPMQLFIAGATAYLDGCLADRRISRLFIQGDGPPGFDRVMNKRLRKWARRNAALFHTPTGEVDEPLVTVLTGAMAAAVTEISLNEDEAAARRMAADIMAIIATIRSPRAEQS, encoded by the coding sequence ATGAACAGCGACATCCATGCGCCGTCCGGCGAGGCCGCCACGGACGGCGCGTCCCCGGCGAGCACCGCCCCCCGGTCCCCCTCGCCGCAGGCCAGGGGCAGGGGCGAGGCGCCGGCCCGGGTGTCGGACCGGGGCGCGGCCACCCGCAGCGCCCTGCTGGCCGCGGCGCGGGACGTGTTCGCCGAGTCCGGGTTCGCCCAGGCCGCGGTCACCGACATCGTGGCCCGTGCGGGAGCCAGCGTCGGCAGCCTCTACCACCACTTCAGCGGCAAGGCCGACCTGTACCTGACGCTGTGGGAGGAGTTCCAGAACCGGCAGCAGGAGCGCACCCGCGAGGCCGTCCACTCGGCGCGGTCCGCCGGGGTCACCGACCCGATGCAGCTGTTCATCGCGGGCGCCACCGCCTACCTGGACGGCTGCCTGGCCGACCGGCGGATCTCCCGGCTGTTCATCCAGGGCGACGGCCCGCCCGGCTTCGACCGGGTGATGAACAAGCGGCTGCGCAAGTGGGCCCGCCGCAACGCCGCGCTGTTCCACACCCCCACCGGCGAGGTGGACGAGCCGCTGGTCACCGTGCTCACCGGCGCGATGGCGGCGGCCGTGACGGAGATCTCACTGAACGAGGACGAGGCCGCCGCCCGCAGGATGGCCGCCGACATCATGGCCATCATCGCCACGATCCGCAGCCCCCGTGCGGAGCAGTCCTGA
- a CDS encoding DUF4245 domain-containing protein, with product MTDQTSRTDEAPPPAAPAQAPAAEGPYEVTPGVYKRLTTGLGGYTLAMLACLLMAGVVVLLTPKDETETLPTADYGGHLLTLRNEAPYTPYAPENLPVMWRPTSSRLTGLGEADKPVAWHLGMVTPSDEYAALEQSDERPVSEYLWRMTNSREPVGVQQVAGQTWQRYYRKDKDQRSLVRTLPDVTLVVTGTASYEELGVLAASLRPQPRNASPSATPATPGATASPTAGG from the coding sequence GTGACCGACCAGACCTCCCGCACCGACGAAGCGCCGCCGCCCGCCGCCCCCGCGCAGGCCCCCGCCGCCGAGGGCCCGTACGAGGTGACGCCCGGGGTCTACAAGCGGCTGACCACCGGGCTGGGCGGCTACACCCTGGCGATGCTGGCCTGCCTGCTGATGGCCGGCGTGGTGGTGCTGCTCACCCCGAAGGACGAGACCGAGACCCTGCCGACCGCCGACTACGGCGGCCACCTGCTCACGCTGCGCAACGAAGCCCCGTACACCCCGTACGCGCCGGAGAACCTGCCGGTGATGTGGCGGCCCACCAGCTCGCGGCTCACCGGGCTGGGCGAGGCCGACAAGCCGGTCGCCTGGCACCTGGGCATGGTCACCCCGTCCGACGAGTACGCGGCGCTGGAGCAGAGCGACGAGCGCCCGGTGAGCGAGTACCTGTGGCGGATGACCAACTCGCGCGAGCCGGTCGGCGTGCAGCAGGTCGCCGGGCAGACCTGGCAGCGCTACTACCGCAAGGACAAGGACCAGCGCTCGCTGGTGCGCACCCTGCCCGACGTCACCCTGGTCGTCACCGGCACCGCCTCCTACGAGGAGCTGGGCGTGCTGGCCGCCTCGCTTCGGCCGCAGCCCCGCAACGCCTCCCCGAGCGCCACGCCCGCCACGCCCGGCGCGACCGCGAGCCCGACCGCGGGCGGCTAG
- a CDS encoding exodeoxyribonuclease VII small subunit: protein MTDAPRPSYEQARDELAEVVRRLEAGGLTLEESLNLWERGEKLAEICEEWLEGARARLAAAMAEPRPDGADGPGAAPF from the coding sequence GTGACGGACGCACCGAGGCCCTCGTACGAGCAGGCCCGCGACGAACTCGCCGAGGTCGTTCGGCGGCTGGAGGCGGGCGGGCTCACCCTGGAGGAGTCGCTGAACCTCTGGGAACGCGGCGAGAAGCTGGCGGAGATCTGCGAGGAGTGGCTGGAGGGCGCCCGCGCCCGCCTGGCCGCCGCGATGGCCGAGCCGCGGCCGGACGGGGCGGACGGCCCCGGCGCCGCGCCGTTCTAG
- the xseA gene encoding exodeoxyribonuclease VII large subunit has protein sequence MAMETSAESPVPVRTVLNAVAGWIGRLGRIWVEGQITELNRRGSTVYLTLRDPVANMSVRVVGSRAVFEAAGPAVTDGARVVVHVKPDFWVNRGTFSLAALEVRPVGVGELLARLERLKQVLAAEGLFRPERKRPLPFLPRAVGLICGRDSDAEHDVLENARRRWPAVRFKVENTAVQGSHAVGEVMAALRRLDADPEIDVIVIARGGGAMEDLLPFSDEALVRAVAAARTPVVSAIGHEQDSPILDLVADVRASTPTDAAKRVVPDVREQLQLVRQLRDRGRRCVAGRVERELAWLEAMRSRPALADPVREIERQHEQILALRDRARRCLSAALDRAGDHLSHTRARLLALSPAATLERGYAIVQRPDGTVLRSAGDAGKGDELLIRLPDGRLRATADGPAD, from the coding sequence ATGGCGATGGAGACCTCCGCGGAGTCCCCGGTCCCGGTCCGCACCGTGCTCAACGCGGTGGCCGGCTGGATCGGCCGGCTCGGCCGGATCTGGGTCGAGGGCCAGATCACCGAGCTGAACCGGCGCGGGAGCACCGTCTACCTGACGCTGCGCGACCCGGTGGCCAACATGTCGGTCCGGGTGGTCGGGTCGCGCGCGGTGTTCGAGGCGGCCGGCCCGGCGGTGACCGACGGCGCCCGGGTGGTGGTCCACGTCAAGCCCGACTTCTGGGTCAACCGGGGCACGTTCTCGCTGGCGGCGCTGGAGGTCCGTCCCGTGGGGGTGGGCGAGCTGCTGGCCCGGCTGGAACGGCTCAAGCAGGTGCTGGCCGCCGAGGGCCTGTTCCGGCCCGAGCGCAAGCGGCCGCTGCCGTTCCTGCCCCGCGCGGTCGGGCTGATCTGCGGCCGGGACTCCGACGCCGAGCACGACGTGCTGGAGAACGCCCGGCGGCGCTGGCCCGCGGTGCGGTTCAAGGTGGAGAACACCGCGGTGCAGGGCTCGCATGCGGTCGGCGAGGTCATGGCGGCGCTGCGCAGGCTGGACGCCGACCCGGAGATCGACGTGATCGTCATCGCCCGGGGCGGCGGGGCGATGGAGGACCTGCTGCCGTTCTCCGACGAGGCGCTGGTCCGCGCGGTGGCCGCCGCCCGCACCCCGGTGGTCAGCGCCATCGGGCACGAGCAGGACAGCCCGATCCTGGACCTGGTCGCCGACGTGCGGGCCTCCACCCCGACCGACGCGGCCAAGAGGGTCGTCCCGGACGTGCGCGAGCAGCTCCAGCTGGTGCGGCAGCTGCGGGACCGGGGGCGACGCTGCGTGGCGGGCCGGGTGGAGCGCGAGCTGGCGTGGCTGGAGGCGATGCGGTCGCGGCCCGCGCTGGCCGACCCGGTCCGCGAGATCGAACGCCAGCACGAGCAGATCCTCGCCCTGCGCGACCGGGCCCGCCGCTGCCTGTCGGCCGCCCTGGACCGGGCCGGCGACCACCTCTCCCACACCCGGGCGCGGCTGCTGGCGCTCTCCCCCGCCGCCACCCTGGAACGCGGGTACGCGATCGTGCAGCGCCCGGACGGGACGGTGCTGCGGTCGGCCGGCGACGCCGGCAAGGGCGACGAGCTGCTGATCCGGCTGCCCGACGGCCGGTTGCGGGCCACCGCCGACGGTCCGGCGGACTAG
- a CDS encoding 4-hydroxy-3-methylbut-2-enyl diphosphate reductase: MTSTSERRVLLAKPRGYCAGVDRAVQTVEIALEKYGAPIYVRKQIVHNVHVVKTLEERGAVFVDETEEVPEGAIVVFSAHGVAPVVHEEAARLNLRTIDATCPLVTKVHKEARRFAADDYDILLIGHEGHEEVIGTSGEAPDHVHLVDGPDDVANVQVRDPDKVAWLSQTTLSVDETLATVAKLRERFPNLVDPPSDDICYATQNRQTAVKQIAAEAQLVIVVGSTNSSNSVRLVEVAKEYGADAAYLVDYADQIDPAWLEGVTTVGVTSGASVPEVLVRGVLDWLAERGYDRVEEVESVPESMRFALPHELRRDLRITPV; this comes from the coding sequence ATGACCTCCACCAGTGAGCGCCGTGTCCTGCTCGCCAAACCCCGTGGCTACTGCGCGGGCGTCGATCGTGCCGTGCAGACGGTGGAGATCGCGCTGGAGAAGTACGGGGCGCCGATCTACGTCCGCAAGCAGATCGTGCACAACGTGCACGTGGTCAAGACCCTCGAGGAACGCGGGGCGGTCTTCGTCGACGAGACCGAGGAGGTGCCCGAGGGCGCCATCGTGGTCTTCTCCGCGCACGGCGTGGCCCCGGTGGTGCACGAGGAGGCCGCCCGGCTGAACCTGCGCACCATCGACGCGACCTGCCCGCTGGTGACCAAGGTCCACAAGGAGGCCCGGCGGTTCGCCGCCGACGACTACGACATCCTGCTGATCGGCCACGAGGGCCACGAGGAGGTCATCGGCACCTCCGGCGAGGCCCCCGACCACGTCCACCTGGTCGACGGCCCCGACGACGTGGCGAACGTCCAGGTCCGCGACCCCGACAAGGTGGCGTGGCTGTCGCAGACCACCCTGTCGGTCGACGAGACCCTGGCCACCGTCGCCAAGCTCCGCGAGCGCTTCCCCAACCTGGTCGACCCGCCGTCTGACGACATCTGCTACGCCACCCAGAACCGCCAGACCGCGGTCAAGCAGATCGCCGCCGAGGCCCAGCTGGTCATCGTGGTCGGCTCCACCAACTCCTCCAACTCGGTCCGCCTGGTCGAGGTCGCCAAGGAGTACGGCGCCGACGCCGCGTATCTGGTCGACTACGCCGACCAGATCGACCCGGCCTGGCTGGAGGGCGTCACCACCGTCGGGGTCACCAGCGGCGCCTCGGTCCCCGAGGTCCTGGTCCGCGGCGTCCTGGACTGGCTGGCCGAACGCGGCTACGACCGCGTCGAGGAGGTCGAGTCCGTCCCCGAGAGCATGCGCTTCGCCCTTCCCCACGAGCTCCGCAGGGACCTGCGCATCACCCCGGTCTGA
- a CDS encoding DUF6542 domain-containing protein, producing MTPTAARKPSRSARRRAAPPPAARRADGAKGAVTGRGGVVILFALALLGALAGHWLKSPPAAGLGFVAGCLLAALTTRRADLLTLVVCPPLVFLLATLTAQLLTSLGKESLLRVMLVGLVTSLSAAAPWLFLGTLLVVVVAVPRGLLTAVRELRTRLAGSRILQEDEEEDPVRWDESPHPHHGEAG from the coding sequence ATGACCCCGACCGCAGCGCGCAAACCGTCCAGGAGCGCCCGGCGCAGGGCCGCCCCGCCTCCCGCGGCCCGGCGCGCGGACGGGGCCAAGGGGGCGGTCACCGGCCGCGGCGGCGTGGTGATCCTGTTCGCGCTGGCCCTGCTGGGCGCGCTGGCGGGGCACTGGCTGAAGTCCCCCCCGGCGGCCGGGCTCGGCTTCGTGGCCGGCTGCCTGCTGGCCGCGCTGACCACCCGCCGGGCCGACCTGCTGACCCTGGTGGTGTGCCCGCCGCTGGTGTTCCTGCTGGCGACGCTGACCGCCCAGCTGCTGACCTCGCTCGGCAAGGAGTCGCTGCTGCGGGTGATGCTGGTCGGCCTGGTCACCTCGCTGTCCGCGGCCGCGCCCTGGCTGTTCCTGGGCACGCTGCTGGTGGTGGTCGTCGCCGTGCCGCGCGGCCTGCTCACCGCCGTCCGCGAACTGCGCACCCGCCTGGCGGGCAGCCGCATCCTCCAGGAGGACGAGGAGGAGGACCCCGTCCGCTGGGACGAGTCCCCCCATCCTCACCACGGCGAGGCCGGCTGA
- a CDS encoding DNA recombination protein RmuC, with protein sequence MDLALLLGLALGLALGAVAGYALATTRSAALIARARAAEEQAAHLEERLAGQFERLSAQALDASNRRFLELADARLKAAGAEAAGELERRRQAVEHLVAPLRETLAKVEEQLREVETGRRESHAMLAKQVEFVRRSSEELRAETQALVRALQRPDARGRWGELQLRRVVELAGMTRHCDFDEQATAYTDDGRQRPDMVVRLVGDKTIVVDAKVPLTAYLEAAATDDPARRAARLDAHARHLRDHVDRLAAKEYWKAFAPAPEFVVLFIPGEAFLAPALERSPELLEYALARRVHIATPTTLVSMLRTAAYAWQQAALSRNARAVFELGRELYERLGTMGGHLDELGRSLSAAVRAYNRTVGSLESRVLVSARRMKDMGLVDGALDGPQPVTDSPRSPSAAEFDGRSGPVEAVDAGPYAAGRAVPGNGAAPAGEEEPR encoded by the coding sequence ATGGATCTCGCGCTGCTGCTCGGCCTGGCCCTCGGCCTGGCGCTGGGAGCGGTGGCCGGGTACGCGCTGGCCACCACCCGGTCGGCCGCCCTGATCGCCCGCGCCCGGGCCGCCGAGGAGCAGGCCGCCCATCTGGAGGAACGGCTGGCCGGGCAGTTCGAGCGGCTGTCGGCGCAGGCGCTGGACGCCAGCAACCGGCGGTTCCTGGAGCTGGCCGACGCGCGGCTGAAGGCGGCCGGGGCCGAGGCCGCCGGGGAGCTGGAACGGCGCAGGCAGGCCGTGGAGCACCTGGTCGCCCCGCTGCGCGAGACCCTGGCCAAGGTCGAGGAGCAGCTCCGCGAGGTGGAGACCGGCCGCCGCGAGTCGCACGCGATGCTGGCCAAGCAGGTCGAGTTCGTCCGCCGCAGCTCCGAGGAGCTGCGGGCGGAGACCCAGGCGCTGGTGCGGGCGCTGCAGCGGCCCGACGCCCGGGGCCGCTGGGGCGAGCTGCAGCTGCGCCGGGTGGTGGAGCTGGCCGGGATGACCCGGCACTGCGACTTCGACGAGCAGGCCACCGCGTACACCGACGACGGGCGGCAGCGGCCGGACATGGTGGTGCGGCTGGTCGGCGACAAGACGATCGTGGTGGACGCCAAGGTGCCGCTGACCGCCTACCTGGAGGCCGCCGCCACCGATGATCCGGCGCGGCGCGCCGCCCGTCTGGACGCCCACGCCCGGCATCTGCGCGACCACGTGGACCGGCTGGCCGCCAAGGAGTACTGGAAGGCGTTCGCGCCGGCGCCGGAGTTCGTGGTGCTGTTCATCCCCGGCGAGGCGTTCCTGGCGCCGGCCCTCGAGCGCTCCCCCGAGCTGCTGGAGTACGCGCTCGCCCGGCGGGTGCACATCGCCACCCCGACCACGCTGGTGTCGATGCTGCGCACCGCCGCGTACGCCTGGCAGCAGGCGGCGCTGTCGCGGAACGCGCGGGCGGTGTTCGAGCTGGGCCGGGAGCTGTACGAGCGGCTCGGCACCATGGGCGGGCACCTGGACGAGCTGGGCCGGTCGCTGTCCGCCGCGGTCCGCGCCTATAACCGTACGGTGGGGTCGCTGGAGAGCCGGGTGCTGGTGAGCGCGCGCAGGATGAAGGACATGGGGCTGGTGGACGGTGCGCTGGACGGCCCGCAGCCGGTGACCGACAGTCCCCGCAGCCCGTCCGCCGCCGAGTTCGACGGCCGGTCCGGGCCGGTGGAGGCCGTGGACGCCGGGCCGTACGCCGCCGGGCGCGCCGTTCCCGGCAACGGCGCGGCCCCCGCCGGTGAGGAGGAGCCGAGATGA